In a genomic window of Thermodesulfobacteriota bacterium:
- the mltG gene encoding endolytic transglycosylase MltG codes for MRSGKLKLLLILVFALFLLAGASALGLYYYVNEVPSVKTDTVVEIPKGKGVRGIAVMLEDEGVVASGRLFLYYSVVSGVQNRLQAGEYEFKKGSTVSDVLARIVKGDVLLHRVTIPEGLTVKETALLLDKKGLFPSADFLAAAADPGLVASLPGPPLTGAEGYLYPETYTYKKGVTPEEFVRMMTDRFRSVYASFDGMKNRVNLTDNEIIILASMIEKEAGDVKERPLVSAVFHNRLRAGMRLESDPTVIYGMGDDFDGNLVRSDLRTMTQYNTYVIKGLPPGPIANPGKGSIEAALDPAPVDYLYFVSRGDGTHVFSTSYRDHVNAVNRYQRRR; via the coding sequence ATGCGCTCAGGTAAATTAAAGCTTCTTCTTATTCTCGTATTTGCTCTTTTTCTCCTTGCCGGGGCCTCCGCGCTGGGCCTCTACTACTACGTCAACGAAGTCCCCTCCGTAAAGACGGATACCGTCGTGGAGATACCGAAAGGGAAGGGCGTCCGCGGCATAGCCGTAATGCTCGAAGACGAAGGGGTAGTCGCGAGCGGCAGGCTCTTTCTCTACTATTCCGTCGTATCGGGCGTCCAGAACAGGCTCCAGGCGGGTGAGTACGAGTTCAAAAAAGGTTCTACCGTCTCGGACGTTCTGGCCAGGATCGTAAAAGGCGACGTCCTCCTTCACAGGGTCACCATTCCCGAGGGCCTCACTGTAAAGGAAACCGCCTTGCTCCTCGACAAAAAGGGCCTCTTTCCGAGCGCGGATTTTCTGGCGGCGGCTGCCGACCCGGGCCTCGTCGCGAGCCTCCCTGGCCCGCCGCTCACGGGGGCCGAAGGATACCTCTATCCCGAAACCTACACGTACAAAAAAGGGGTCACGCCCGAAGAATTCGTCAGGATGATGACCGACAGGTTCAGGTCCGTCTATGCGTCGTTCGACGGAATGAAGAACCGGGTCAACCTCACGGACAACGAGATAATAATCCTGGCTTCGATGATAGAAAAGGAGGCCGGTGACGTAAAGGAGCGCCCCCTCGTCTCGGCCGTCTTCCACAACAGGCTAAGGGCCGGTATGAGACTCGAAAGCGATCCCACGGTCATCTACGGCATGGGCGACGATTTCGACGGCAATCTCGTGCGGAGCGACCTTCGCACGATGACACAGTACAACACCTACGTCATAAAGGGCCTTCCGCCCGGCCCCATAGCCAATCCCGGCAAGGGTTCGATCGAGGCGGCGCTCGATCCCGCGCCGGTCGATTACCTCTACTTCGTTTCGAGAGGCGACGGAACACACGTCTTTTCGACGAGCTACCGCGACCACGTAAACGCCGTCAACCGCTATCAGCGCCGGCGCTGA
- a CDS encoding vWA domain-containing protein: MKELKDNIQKETSMAPPEDLNIPSDATGETTDDGQKRDEKEPPKSNKVFASKSPDPGDEEDYWIGGKKNLESADNVKVIMKVLEGNFQRNIALRGDHPGGLPRKWKRMSHFDEMEDVDPSEIMIWSEHTTPSLPRVHRREKEMMGGEIAILRDVSTSMMGVYSEWSSSVVRGVIELARSKKMRVGYIEFNHRSYKYKRNSKFFTRDYNWMMELASKTECSGNTNYEDALKDALTEFRGRGLRNKHILFITDGIPTSGDCDVLAERVRAKKLGVCIHSIFIGSKNYPRILQKISGETSGTQFIATRRKDGTIRIERRDKSYIVPIHDEKSQVDPFSKVFA, translated from the coding sequence TTGAAGGAACTTAAGGACAATATCCAGAAAGAGACCAGCATGGCCCCGCCCGAGGACCTGAACATTCCGTCCGATGCGACGGGAGAGACCACGGACGACGGGCAGAAGCGGGACGAGAAAGAACCCCCGAAATCCAACAAGGTTTTCGCCAGCAAGTCCCCCGACCCGGGCGACGAGGAAGATTACTGGATCGGCGGGAAGAAGAACCTCGAATCCGCGGACAACGTGAAGGTCATAATGAAGGTCCTCGAAGGGAACTTTCAGCGCAACATCGCGCTCCGCGGCGACCATCCGGGCGGGCTTCCGAGGAAGTGGAAGCGCATGAGCCATTTCGACGAGATGGAGGACGTGGACCCTTCGGAGATCATGATCTGGAGCGAGCACACGACCCCGAGCCTCCCCCGCGTGCACAGGCGCGAAAAGGAGATGATGGGCGGGGAGATAGCCATCCTGAGGGACGTCAGCACGTCGATGATGGGCGTTTACAGCGAGTGGTCGTCCTCCGTCGTAAGGGGCGTCATCGAGCTCGCGAGGTCGAAGAAGATGCGCGTCGGGTACATAGAGTTCAACCACCGCTCGTATAAGTACAAGAGGAACTCGAAGTTCTTCACCAGGGATTACAACTGGATGATGGAGCTCGCTTCGAAGACCGAGTGCTCGGGCAACACGAACTACGAGGACGCGCTCAAGGACGCGCTTACGGAGTTCAGGGGGAGGGGCCTTCGGAACAAGCATATACTGTTCATTACGGACGGCATACCGACCTCGGGCGACTGCGACGTTCTGGCCGAGAGGGTGAGGGCGAAGAAGCTCGGGGTCTGCATCCATTCGATATTCATCGGCTCGAAGAACTATCCACGGATACTCCAGAAGATATCGGGCGAGACGAGCGGGACCCAGTTCATCGCCACCCGCAGGAAGGACGGCACCATACGCATCGAGAGAAGGGACAAGAGCTATATCGTACCGATCCACGACGAGAAGTCGCAGGTGGACCCCTTCAGCAAGGTCTTCGCGTAA
- a CDS encoding MoxR family ATPase has product MSTQNPFVALKEEMDKLVVGHEEVKIALLLGVIAREHIYVEGPPGTAKTMLAEIISGAAQLKFFFYQLHRDTRLSELLGDLVISKEQTETGEVIKQRVVKGGILTAEICLLDDISRAPGESLNVLLRILNERKFFDESIPLLTAIATSNPTADEYYNEPLDPANLDRFVLQINSQGLSYGKKWDEAKEVIRLYTERPAEYQVPPRVSKEVFDEYYQKLGSVAIPEEVQEALANFVATLIEDYGCDESNSMISDRTFFVKSLKIMRAHALLHGREVCTLEDLNALKYMTAFRIPEEVFLQLDQIIEDLTTKKKKTGTGGTS; this is encoded by the coding sequence ATGAGCACACAAAATCCGTTCGTAGCCCTGAAAGAAGAGATGGACAAGCTGGTTGTGGGGCACGAGGAAGTGAAAATAGCGCTCCTTCTGGGCGTTATAGCCAGGGAGCATATATATGTGGAGGGACCGCCCGGGACCGCGAAGACGATGCTCGCGGAAATTATATCGGGAGCGGCGCAGCTGAAATTCTTCTTCTATCAGCTCCACAGGGATACGAGGCTCTCGGAGCTTCTGGGCGACCTCGTTATATCGAAAGAGCAGACCGAGACCGGGGAGGTCATAAAGCAGAGGGTCGTCAAGGGCGGTATATTGACGGCGGAGATATGCCTTCTGGACGACATATCCCGCGCTCCCGGGGAATCGCTCAACGTACTTTTACGAATACTGAACGAAAGAAAATTCTTCGACGAGAGCATTCCGCTGTTGACGGCTATCGCAACGAGCAACCCGACGGCCGACGAGTATTACAACGAGCCGCTCGACCCGGCGAACCTGGACAGGTTCGTGCTCCAGATAAACTCGCAGGGGCTTTCCTACGGAAAGAAGTGGGACGAGGCGAAAGAGGTCATAAGGCTCTACACCGAAAGGCCGGCCGAATACCAGGTGCCGCCGAGGGTCAGCAAGGAAGTCTTCGACGAGTACTACCAGAAGCTGGGGAGCGTCGCTATTCCGGAAGAGGTGCAGGAAGCGCTCGCCAACTTCGTGGCGACCCTTATCGAGGACTACGGCTGCGACGAGTCGAACTCCATGATTTCCGACAGGACCTTCTTCGTGAAGTCGCTCAAGATAATGAGGGCGCACGCCCTTCTCCACGGCAGGGAGGTCTGCACGCTCGAAGATTTGAACGCCCTTAAATACATGACGGCTTTCCGTATCCCTGAAGAGGTCTTTTTACAGCTCGACCAGATAATCGAGGACCTCACGACCAAAAAAAAAAAGACAGGGACCGGGGGAACGAGCTAG
- a CDS encoding sodium:alanine symporter family protein — MHERITEILVAISGYVWGLPMILLLLGTGIYLTIILRGMQIWTLWPALRLAFLRKYQEQDAEGDISHFQALMTALSATVGVGNIAGVATAIAVGGPGALFWMWITGLLGMATKYSEAVLAVKYREVDKFGMMSGGPMYYISNGLGFRKLGVMFAVFTVFATFGIGNMVQSNSVAQAMSDTFSIPVWITGIVLCIGTGLIIVGGIKSIAKVTSAMVPFMIIFYIVGSVIALVSFRANIIDAFGLVFHYAFNPTAAAGGFLGSTIALTMRMGIARGIFSNESGLGSSPIAAAAAKTKNPVGQALVSMTQTFIDTIIVCTFTGIVIISSGLWSNGETGAVLSSSAFELGMSHKLGAAVLAISLAFFAYSTLVGWSYYGEKAIEFLFKEGIIKPYRVLFTLVVFVGAVVKLELVWAFADITNGLMAFPNLVGLLGLSRVVVEETKKYLPTELDRLRQ, encoded by the coding sequence ATGCATGAGCGAATAACAGAGATTCTGGTGGCGATAAGCGGTTATGTGTGGGGCCTCCCCATGATTCTTCTTCTTCTCGGGACAGGCATATACCTTACGATAATCCTGAGGGGCATGCAGATATGGACGCTGTGGCCCGCGCTCAGGCTCGCTTTCTTAAGGAAATACCAGGAGCAGGACGCCGAGGGCGACATATCTCACTTCCAGGCCCTGATGACGGCCCTGTCGGCGACGGTAGGCGTCGGCAACATAGCGGGCGTCGCGACGGCCATAGCCGTCGGCGGCCCCGGGGCCCTCTTCTGGATGTGGATTACTGGCCTCCTCGGAATGGCCACCAAATACTCCGAAGCCGTCCTCGCCGTAAAGTACAGGGAGGTCGATAAATTCGGCATGATGAGCGGCGGCCCGATGTACTACATCTCAAACGGCCTCGGCTTCAGGAAGCTCGGCGTCATGTTCGCCGTCTTCACCGTCTTCGCTACGTTCGGCATAGGCAACATGGTCCAGTCCAATTCCGTGGCCCAGGCCATGAGCGATACCTTCAGCATTCCGGTCTGGATAACCGGGATCGTTCTCTGCATAGGGACCGGCCTCATCATAGTCGGCGGCATCAAGAGCATCGCGAAGGTTACGAGCGCCATGGTGCCGTTCATGATAATCTTCTACATCGTCGGCTCCGTGATAGCTCTCGTATCCTTCAGGGCAAATATAATCGACGCTTTCGGGCTCGTTTTCCACTACGCCTTCAACCCGACGGCGGCGGCGGGAGGCTTCCTCGGCTCGACGATTGCGCTGACAATGCGTATGGGCATAGCGCGGGGCATATTCTCCAACGAATCCGGACTCGGCAGCTCGCCTATCGCGGCTGCGGCGGCGAAGACGAAAAACCCCGTCGGACAGGCGCTCGTATCGATGACCCAGACGTTCATAGATACGATCATCGTCTGCACGTTCACGGGCATAGTGATAATTTCGAGCGGGCTCTGGTCCAACGGCGAAACCGGCGCAGTCCTTTCCTCGTCGGCCTTCGAGCTGGGCATGTCCCACAAGCTCGGGGCTGCGGTGCTCGCCATAAGCCTCGCTTTCTTCGCGTACTCGACACTCGTCGGGTGGAGCTACTACGGTGAAAAGGCGATCGAATTCCTGTTCAAGGAAGGAATAATCAAGCCCTACAGGGTGCTGTTCACGCTGGTCGTCTTCGTCGGCGCCGTCGTAAAGCTCGAGCTCGTATGGGCTTTCGCCGACATAACGAACGGCCTCATGGCCTTCCCCAACCTCGTCGGCCTCCTCGGGCTCTCCCGGGTCGTGGTCGAGGAAACGAAAAAATACCTCCCGACGGAGCTCGATCGCCTGAGGCAGTGA
- a CDS encoding HAD-IIIA family hydrolase — MESKAVFLDRDKTILLPEGGERYIYRVGDFYVPENYVEALRLLKDRGYLLFVVTNQSRVASGHLTETDVNELHNYLDLILEERGVYIEEYAYCPHNPRGTVSPYNMACICRKPRTGMIDALSKKHGVDRQRSWMVGDSDIDMIAGKKAGLRTVQVLTGWDLYSHYADYIERDFAAAAERIAAEGEGRD; from the coding sequence GTGGAATCAAAGGCTGTATTCCTCGACAGGGACAAGACCATTTTACTTCCCGAAGGGGGAGAGAGATACATTTACAGGGTCGGGGATTTCTACGTGCCGGAGAATTATGTAGAGGCGCTCAGGCTCCTTAAGGACAGGGGGTATCTCCTGTTCGTAGTGACGAACCAGAGCCGGGTGGCGAGCGGGCACCTTACGGAGACGGACGTAAACGAGCTTCACAATTACCTGGACCTTATACTCGAGGAAAGAGGGGTTTACATCGAGGAATACGCATACTGTCCGCACAACCCCAGGGGAACCGTGTCGCCCTATAACATGGCGTGCATTTGCCGCAAGCCCCGGACCGGGATGATAGACGCGCTGTCGAAAAAGCACGGCGTAGACAGGCAGCGGTCGTGGATGGTCGGGGATTCGGACATAGACATGATCGCCGGGAAGAAAGCCGGGCTCAGGACCGTTCAGGTGCTTACCGGGTGGGACCTGTATTCGCATTACGCCGATTATATCGAAAGGGATTTCGCGGCGGCCGCGGAGAGGATAGCCGCTGAGGGTGAGGGCCGGGACTAG
- a CDS encoding site-2 protease family protein translates to MKWSWKLGEFGGIPVYIHATFLLIIAWVVLVHWTSGETLSSIIGGVIFVLALFLCVVLHEYGHALTAKRYGIKTRDITLLPIGGLARLERMPDAPMQELKVALAGPAVNVVIAALLYAWLVLTRGLGPLGDLTLTQGSFAERLMLVNIFLVVFNLIPAFPMDGGRVLRALLALRTDYTRATQTAATIGQGIALLFGFIGLFTNPFLVFIALFVWIGAAQEATMVKVRSALGGVPVEKAMLTDFKTVSPDDPLSRIIELTMSGSQQDYPVTDGSGIVGVVTHGDLIKGLSEHGESAAAGAIMRREFQVLDPGEMLEAAFMRIQSSDLMTVPVVRNGSLVGLLTMDNVGEFMRIQAAMSEKRARAW, encoded by the coding sequence ATGAAATGGTCCTGGAAGCTCGGAGAATTCGGCGGTATTCCTGTCTATATCCACGCGACCTTCCTTCTCATCATAGCGTGGGTGGTCCTCGTTCACTGGACGAGCGGCGAAACCCTCTCCTCCATCATAGGCGGGGTAATTTTCGTCCTGGCGCTCTTTCTCTGCGTCGTCCTGCACGAGTACGGCCACGCCCTCACAGCCAAACGCTACGGTATTAAAACGCGCGACATCACGCTCCTCCCCATAGGCGGCCTCGCCCGTCTCGAGCGCATGCCCGACGCCCCGATGCAGGAGCTCAAGGTCGCCCTCGCGGGCCCGGCCGTCAACGTCGTCATAGCGGCCCTCCTCTACGCGTGGCTCGTTCTGACGCGGGGCCTCGGCCCCCTCGGCGACCTCACTCTTACGCAAGGCTCCTTCGCCGAGCGGCTCATGCTGGTCAACATCTTCCTCGTCGTCTTTAACCTCATTCCCGCCTTCCCCATGGACGGCGGGCGGGTGCTGAGGGCTCTACTGGCCCTGCGGACAGACTACACACGCGCCACGCAGACCGCCGCAACGATAGGGCAGGGCATCGCCCTTCTCTTCGGGTTCATAGGCCTCTTTACGAATCCCTTTCTCGTCTTCATCGCCCTGTTCGTATGGATAGGGGCCGCGCAGGAGGCCACGATGGTAAAGGTCAGGTCGGCGCTTGGTGGCGTGCCGGTCGAAAAGGCCATGCTGACCGACTTCAAAACCGTAAGCCCCGACGATCCACTGAGCCGCATCATCGAGCTCACGATGTCCGGCTCCCAGCAGGACTACCCCGTCACGGACGGCTCCGGAATAGTCGGCGTCGTAACGCACGGGGACCTCATAAAAGGGCTTTCTGAGCACGGCGAAAGCGCCGCCGCAGGCGCGATCATGCGCCGCGAGTTCCAGGTGCTCGACCCGGGCGAGATGCTCGAGGCCGCCTTCATGCGCATCCAGTCGAGCGACCTCATGACTGTCCCCGTCGTAAGGAACGGCAGCCTCGTGGGCCTTCTGACGATGGACAACGTCGGCGAGTTCATGAGGATACAGGCCGCGATGTCCGAGAAGAGGGCGAGGGCCTGGTAA
- a CDS encoding heavy metal translocating P-type ATPase, whose amino-acid sequence MKTASETTHRLHIKDMSCAGCVDTVQRTLSSVSGVKSAEVNFADKTATVTGEVSPDTLVSAVGGAGYTASVLKGEDSEAEKESEEAELYRDLLRRTIISGVLAAVIVVLSMGHLLPPLDTASGRLAWGAVSLLTLFVLIYGGGRFFTGALKSFRNHSANMDTLVAIGTGVAWAYSTFVVLFPGAVGDLAGHLYFETAAIIIALIDLGGALEMRARGKTSEAIKRLIGLKPRTARVVRDGAETDVPISEVVPGDIVRVRPGEKIPVDGVITGGSSQVDESMLTGEPMPAEKGVGDEIVGGTINKSGSFLFRATRVGEETALARIIEMVRKAQNSKPAIGRLADRVSGIFVPSVLLAAVFTLLAWFNFGPEPKLTYMLVTAIAVLIIACPCALGLATPISVMVGVGKAAEYGILIRNGDALQQAGRLTAVVLDKTGTITRGRPVVTAVEPLGGASEEDVLSLAAGLESGSEHPLAEAVLEAVKAKGAAPKGVTSFEAVSGHGVKAMYDGKTVLLGNKKLMTDNGVPLGESEARSEELSRTGKTVVFLASGGSVSGLIGISDPIKPDSKEAVERLKKMGLKVIMLTGDNRVTAGAVAKETGMDEFIAEVLPDGKSDEISKLRARGEIVGMVGDGINDAPALAGADVGFAIGSGTDVAIESADITLMRGSLHGVADAIKISNATVKNIKENLFGAFAYNTLAIPIAAGVLFPFTGMLLDPIIAGAAMALSSFTVVTNANRLRWFKP is encoded by the coding sequence ATGAAAACCGCAAGCGAAACTACCCACAGGCTTCACATAAAAGACATGAGCTGCGCCGGGTGCGTCGATACGGTCCAAAGGACGCTGAGCTCCGTCTCCGGCGTAAAATCGGCCGAGGTCAATTTCGCCGACAAGACGGCGACTGTCACGGGCGAGGTGTCCCCCGATACGCTCGTCTCGGCGGTCGGGGGCGCGGGCTACACGGCCTCGGTCCTTAAGGGCGAAGACTCCGAAGCCGAAAAGGAGAGCGAAGAGGCTGAATTATACCGCGACCTCCTAAGGCGCACGATAATCTCGGGCGTCCTGGCCGCCGTCATAGTGGTGCTCAGCATGGGGCACCTTCTCCCCCCGCTCGATACGGCGTCGGGCAGGCTCGCGTGGGGGGCGGTATCGCTCCTCACGCTTTTCGTGCTTATCTACGGCGGCGGCAGGTTCTTCACGGGGGCGCTCAAGTCCTTCCGTAACCACAGCGCCAACATGGACACGCTCGTCGCTATAGGCACGGGAGTCGCGTGGGCCTACTCCACGTTCGTCGTCCTCTTCCCCGGCGCCGTCGGGGATCTCGCCGGTCATCTCTACTTCGAAACGGCCGCCATAATCATCGCTCTCATCGACCTGGGCGGGGCGCTCGAAATGAGGGCGCGCGGCAAAACGTCCGAGGCCATTAAGCGCCTCATAGGCCTCAAGCCCAGGACGGCCAGGGTGGTAAGGGACGGGGCCGAAACCGACGTCCCTATCTCCGAGGTCGTTCCCGGCGACATCGTACGCGTCCGTCCCGGCGAGAAGATACCCGTGGACGGCGTCATAACCGGGGGCTCCTCGCAGGTCGACGAATCCATGCTCACGGGCGAGCCCATGCCCGCCGAAAAAGGTGTGGGCGACGAAATTGTCGGAGGCACCATAAACAAGTCCGGCAGCTTTCTCTTCAGGGCTACGCGGGTCGGCGAGGAAACGGCGCTCGCACGCATCATCGAAATGGTAAGGAAGGCCCAGAACTCAAAGCCCGCGATCGGGCGCCTCGCGGACAGGGTATCGGGCATCTTCGTCCCTTCGGTCCTTCTGGCGGCGGTCTTCACGCTGCTCGCGTGGTTTAATTTCGGCCCCGAGCCCAAACTAACCTACATGCTCGTAACGGCCATCGCGGTCCTCATAATCGCCTGCCCGTGCGCCCTCGGGCTCGCGACCCCCATATCCGTCATGGTCGGCGTGGGCAAGGCGGCTGAATACGGCATCCTCATCCGAAACGGCGACGCGCTCCAGCAGGCGGGGAGGCTTACGGCCGTGGTGCTCGACAAGACGGGCACGATAACCCGGGGCAGGCCCGTCGTAACGGCCGTCGAGCCCCTGGGCGGGGCGAGCGAAGAGGACGTTCTCTCCCTCGCCGCGGGCCTCGAATCCGGCTCCGAGCACCCCCTCGCCGAGGCCGTTCTCGAAGCGGTGAAAGCAAAAGGCGCGGCGCCCAAAGGGGTAACGTCGTTCGAGGCCGTCTCGGGCCACGGCGTTAAGGCCATGTACGACGGTAAAACCGTTCTTCTCGGCAACAAAAAACTCATGACGGATAACGGCGTCCCGCTCGGGGAAAGCGAAGCCCGCTCGGAAGAGCTCTCCCGCACGGGGAAGACGGTGGTATTCCTCGCGTCGGGCGGCTCGGTCTCGGGCCTCATCGGGATATCCGACCCCATAAAGCCCGATTCGAAGGAGGCCGTCGAGAGGCTCAAGAAAATGGGGCTCAAGGTCATAATGCTAACGGGCGATAACCGCGTCACTGCCGGGGCCGTGGCGAAGGAAACCGGCATGGACGAATTCATCGCCGAGGTCCTGCCGGACGGAAAATCGGACGAGATTTCGAAGCTCCGGGCAAGGGGAGAAATAGTAGGCATGGTGGGCGACGGCATAAACGACGCCCCGGCCCTCGCCGGGGCCGACGTCGGCTTCGCCATAGGGAGCGGGACGGACGTCGCCATAGAAAGCGCCGACATAACCCTCATGCGCGGCTCGCTTCACGGGGTCGCCGACGCGATAAAGATTTCGAACGCGACGGTAAAGAACATAAAAGAGAATCTCTTCGGCGCCTTCGCCTACAACACGCTCGCGATCCCCATAGCGGCGGGCGTGCTGTTTCCCTTCACGGGAATGCTCCTCGATCCCATAATAGCGGGCGCCGCGATGGCGCTTTCGTCCTTTACGGTCGTAACCAACGCCAACCGTCTCAGGTGGTTTAAACCATGA
- a CDS encoding cupredoxin domain-containing protein: MTTLLVNILGLAAAAFIVWWFWLSKNLPEAKAGDGALDIIVDGGVYEPSVIRAPAGKPLRLRFLRKDKSPCAEKVIFSGLDVSAELPVGQTREVEFTPKSPGEYEFTCQMAMYRGKLIVEPGRE; encoded by the coding sequence ATGACTACGCTACTGGTCAATATTCTGGGCCTGGCCGCCGCGGCCTTCATAGTCTGGTGGTTCTGGCTCTCGAAGAACCTGCCCGAGGCAAAAGCCGGTGACGGTGCGCTAGACATAATCGTCGACGGCGGGGTTTACGAGCCCTCCGTCATACGCGCCCCGGCCGGAAAGCCGCTCAGGCTGAGATTTTTAAGAAAGGATAAAAGCCCCTGTGCCGAAAAGGTGATTTTCAGCGGGCTCGATGTAAGTGCGGAGCTCCCCGTGGGGCAGACGCGCGAAGTCGAATTCACGCCGAAAAGCCCCGGGGAGTACGAATTTACCTGCCAGATGGCCATGTACAGGGGGAAGCTGATCGTAGAGCCCGGCCGGGAATGA
- a CDS encoding cold-shock protein, producing MKGKVKWFNESKGFGFIEQDNGKDVFVHYSAIEGAGFRTLAEGDEVEFEVVESPKGLQASKVNKVS from the coding sequence TTGAAAGGCAAGGTAAAATGGTTTAACGAGTCGAAAGGTTTCGGGTTCATCGAGCAGGATAACGGCAAGGACGTTTTCGTCCATTACAGCGCTATCGAAGGGGCAGGATTCAGGACCCTGGCGGAAGGCGACGAGGTCGAATTCGAAGTAGTCGAAAGCCCCAAGGGTCTACAGGCCAGCAAGGTTAACAAGGTTTCCTGA
- the tpx gene encoding thiol peroxidase: protein MSQERAGLVTMKGNPVTLVGREVKPGDSAPDFTLYAMPGAPVVLRDLEGKVKVFNVIVSVDTPVCDVQTRKFNEEAAGLGDGVEILTISMDLPFALKRYCAAEGIDRVKTVSDYMDASFGENYGVLIKENRLLARSVFVVDNDDKVRYVEIVPEIASEPDYEAAISAVRAAL from the coding sequence ATGTCTCAGGAAAGAGCCGGTCTGGTCACCATGAAAGGAAACCCCGTAACGCTGGTCGGGCGCGAGGTAAAGCCGGGGGACAGCGCCCCTGATTTTACGCTCTACGCCATGCCCGGGGCTCCGGTCGTGCTCCGCGACCTCGAAGGCAAGGTGAAGGTGTTCAACGTCATCGTCTCCGTCGATACCCCCGTTTGCGACGTTCAGACGAGGAAATTCAACGAAGAGGCCGCGGGCCTCGGAGACGGCGTCGAGATACTCACGATAAGCATGGACCTCCCCTTCGCGCTAAAGCGCTACTGCGCCGCCGAGGGAATTGACAGGGTCAAAACCGTCTCCGATTACATGGACGCCTCCTTCGGCGAGAATTACGGCGTGCTGATAAAAGAGAACAGGCTCCTCGCGAGGTCCGTATTCGTCGTCGATAATGACGACAAGGTCAGGTACGTCGAAATAGTCCCCGAGATCGCGAGCGAGCCCGACTACGAGGCCGCCATTTCCGCCGTCAGGGCCGCGCTGTAG
- a CDS encoding metal-sulfur cluster assembly factor, whose protein sequence is MGLGKFLSGLFSGGGETPGEANQGNDAVHVEPGEVNSAGNSVSAPPAPSPAEARPEDDAPAPLEEVVSDEPPGAPPTVTEEKVLEALSNVYDPEIPIDIVNLGLIYGVEIDGGNVRIEMTMTAPGCPVSGQIAGESRLLVEEIPGVESVDIELVWDPPWDPSKMSEEAQQSLNF, encoded by the coding sequence GTGGGACTCGGAAAATTTTTGAGCGGACTATTCTCCGGCGGAGGCGAAACCCCCGGAGAGGCGAATCAGGGGAACGACGCCGTGCATGTCGAGCCCGGCGAAGTGAATTCTGCGGGGAATTCCGTTTCTGCACCGCCTGCGCCTTCCCCCGCCGAAGCGCGTCCGGAAGATGATGCCCCCGCTCCTCTCGAAGAGGTAGTGTCGGACGAGCCCCCGGGCGCGCCGCCCACGGTCACCGAGGAAAAGGTCCTCGAAGCGCTCAGCAACGTATACGACCCGGAGATACCCATCGACATAGTTAACCTCGGGCTCATTTACGGCGTGGAGATCGACGGCGGCAACGTCCGGATCGAGATGACCATGACGGCCCCCGGCTGTCCGGTGTCCGGGCAGATAGCGGGCGAATCGAGGCTCCTCGTCGAGGAGATTCCCGGCGTCGAATCCGTCGATATAGAGCTCGTCTGGGACCCGCCGTGGGACCCGAGCAAGATGAGCGAAGAGGCCCAGCAGAGCCTCAACTTCTAG
- the bioD gene encoding dethiobiotin synthase → MPLPKGIFVTGTDTGVGKTVITAALALSLKGSGLDVGVMKPLQSGSSLPGMTDIEFLRAALGEKEHSPDDCIYNFEAPLSPAAAARLSGERIDPGRIKSAYERLASSRDVVLVEGAGGLLVPVTDGYLMADLARDLSLPLLVVARPGLGTINHTALTIECARGRGLTVLGFVINSFPASPGAAERLNPRAVSEQTGAPLLGVYPEDPSLGVAEGARGAMEGLSRRAFAPILGGEFDAVEFFSRLEKS, encoded by the coding sequence ATGCCCCTTCCCAAAGGCATATTCGTAACGGGCACCGACACAGGCGTGGGTAAAACCGTCATAACGGCGGCCCTTGCCCTCTCGCTCAAGGGCTCGGGGCTCGACGTCGGCGTCATGAAGCCCCTTCAATCCGGCTCTTCGCTTCCCGGCATGACGGACATCGAATTTCTAAGGGCGGCGCTCGGCGAAAAAGAGCATTCACCCGACGATTGCATCTACAACTTCGAAGCCCCGCTCTCGCCCGCCGCGGCGGCCCGACTCTCGGGAGAGCGCATCGACCCCGGGAGGATAAAGTCCGCGTACGAAAGGCTCGCATCCTCCCGCGACGTCGTCCTCGTCGAAGGGGCGGGCGGCCTCCTGGTCCCCGTAACGGACGGCTATCTCATGGCCGACCTCGCCCGTGACCTCTCGCTCCCGCTGCTCGTCGTCGCGCGTCCGGGGCTCGGCACGATAAACCACACGGCCCTCACGATCGAATGCGCGCGCGGGCGCGGGCTCACCGTCCTCGGCTTCGTGATAAACTCTTTCCCCGCCTCCCCGGGCGCGGCCGAGCGCTTAAATCCCCGCGCCGTCTCGGAGCAAACCGGAGCGCCTCTTCTGGGGGTCTATCCCGAAGACCCTTCCCTCGGCGTCGCCGAAGGGGCCCGGGGGGCCATGGAAGGGCTCTCCCGGCGGGCCTTCGCCCCTATCCTCGGCGGCGAATTCGACGCGGTGGAATTTTTTTCCCGTCTCGAAAAATCTTGA